Proteins from a genomic interval of Posidoniimonas polymericola:
- a CDS encoding M28 family peptidase — protein MPLTPRTLLATLVALPAVFVSPPAAHAEEHAKMAALASIRAEDALAHLEVLASDALEGRRGGSRGGRAAAAYLVKQLQEMGWQGGGTEDDYYQPFSGGRRNVLAVWPGSDDQLKHEHIVIGAHYDHVGYGDRRTSFGPIGYIHNGADDNASGVSAVLEFAQAVALHEIEPKRSLIIAFWDAEELGLLGSQHWCNRPTVPLESVPLSINIDMVGRMREGRLEVSCTRSGAGLRRLASVAADDGVWLDFTWELENNSDHWNFLQRRVPTLMLHTGLHDDYHRPSDDVSLINTDGVRLTSRYLFDLALTAADADELPKFRWQGMNEGKSLQARRQRPLPPLPEGAPAPRVGISWREDDGEPGAVFLTRVAEGTPASEAGLQVHDRILHIDGQPFANSRHFQELLNERLAEDAEEIALQIERRGRVEHTVISGISPAG, from the coding sequence GTGCCCCTCACCCCCCGGACCCTGCTGGCGACCCTGGTCGCATTGCCCGCCGTGTTTGTCTCGCCCCCGGCGGCGCACGCCGAGGAGCACGCCAAGATGGCGGCGTTGGCCTCGATCCGCGCGGAGGACGCGCTGGCGCACCTCGAGGTCCTGGCTTCCGACGCCCTGGAGGGCCGCCGCGGCGGCTCCCGCGGTGGCCGGGCGGCCGCCGCCTACCTGGTCAAGCAGCTGCAGGAGATGGGCTGGCAGGGGGGCGGGACCGAGGACGATTACTACCAGCCGTTCAGCGGCGGCCGCCGCAACGTGCTGGCGGTCTGGCCCGGCTCGGACGACCAACTCAAGCACGAGCACATCGTCATCGGCGCCCACTACGACCATGTTGGCTACGGCGACCGCCGCACCAGCTTTGGGCCGATCGGCTACATCCACAACGGCGCCGACGACAACGCCAGCGGCGTGTCGGCCGTGCTGGAGTTTGCCCAGGCGGTGGCGCTGCACGAGATCGAGCCGAAGCGGTCGCTGATCATCGCGTTCTGGGACGCCGAGGAGCTTGGCCTATTGGGGAGCCAGCACTGGTGCAACCGCCCCACCGTGCCGCTGGAGTCGGTGCCGCTGTCGATCAATATCGACATGGTCGGGCGGATGCGGGAGGGCCGGCTCGAGGTGAGCTGCACCCGCAGCGGCGCGGGCCTGCGGCGGCTGGCGAGCGTCGCGGCGGACGATGGCGTGTGGCTCGACTTCACCTGGGAGCTGGAGAACAACAGTGACCACTGGAACTTCCTGCAGCGGCGGGTCCCCACGCTGATGCTGCACACCGGCCTGCACGACGACTACCACCGCCCGAGCGACGACGTTAGCCTGATCAACACCGACGGCGTGCGGCTGACATCGCGGTACCTGTTCGACCTGGCGCTGACCGCCGCCGACGCCGACGAGCTGCCGAAGTTCCGCTGGCAGGGGATGAACGAGGGCAAGTCGCTGCAGGCCCGGCGGCAGCGGCCGCTGCCGCCGCTGCCCGAGGGCGCGCCGGCGCCGCGGGTGGGGATCTCTTGGCGGGAGGACGACGGCGAGCCCGGCGCGGTTTTCCTGACGCGGGTAGCCGAGGGCACCCCGGCGTCCGAGGCCGGCTTGCAAGTGCACGACCGGATCCTCCATATCGACGGGCAGCCGTTCGCCAATTCGCGGCATTTCCAGGAGCTGCTCAACGAGCGGCTTGCCGAAGACGCCGAGGAGATCGCCCTGCAGATCGAGCGGCGGGGCCGCGTCGAGCACACGGTGATCAGTGGGATCTCGCCGGCCGGCTGA
- a CDS encoding tRNA modification GTPase, with product MLPDETDTIAAIASARGAAARGVIRVAGPDAVRVVAGRLDEDSAGRLTAARRPVLIEGGRLRLELAGVDRTAAADLYVWPDQRSYVRQPSVELHLPGSPPLLEAALRSLTEGGARLAQPGEFTLRAVLSGRIDLTQAEAVLGVIDARGDADLATALRQLAGGLAGPLGAVREDLLSLLADIEAGLDFVDEEDVVFIEPEETLRRLGEAQQHVAAAARQASDRDAAGELPTVVIAGPPNAGKSTLLNALDQLAGVDQSAVPALVSEQAGSTRDRVSRVLSVGGVRFELTDTAGETAAVDETSLDSAAQCERARSVEHALVVLRCRPADAASPSPARAAVAGQETIELQTKSDLTDAAPPAGVLAVSASRGDGLDALLNQITAAVTELAGGEMVASTANRCREALRETEHALGRAAELVSAGADDLVALELRTALAGLGRVLGDADNDEVLDRIFSRFCIGK from the coding sequence ATGCTTCCCGATGAAACCGACACCATCGCCGCGATCGCCAGCGCCCGGGGGGCGGCTGCGCGGGGGGTGATCCGGGTGGCGGGGCCGGATGCGGTCCGTGTTGTGGCGGGGCGGCTGGATGAGGACTCGGCGGGCAGGCTGACAGCCGCGCGGCGGCCGGTGCTGATCGAGGGCGGGCGGCTGCGGCTGGAGCTGGCCGGCGTCGACCGCACGGCAGCCGCGGACCTCTACGTCTGGCCCGACCAACGCAGCTACGTGCGGCAGCCGTCGGTTGAGCTGCACCTGCCGGGGTCGCCGCCGCTCTTGGAAGCGGCGCTGCGGTCGCTGACCGAGGGCGGGGCGCGACTCGCGCAGCCGGGCGAGTTCACGCTGCGGGCGGTGCTCAGCGGGCGGATCGACCTCACCCAGGCCGAGGCCGTGCTCGGCGTGATCGATGCCCGGGGCGACGCCGACCTGGCGACCGCGCTGCGGCAGCTGGCGGGCGGGCTGGCCGGGCCGCTGGGGGCCGTGCGGGAGGACCTGTTGTCGCTGCTAGCCGACATCGAGGCGGGCCTCGACTTTGTCGACGAGGAGGACGTCGTGTTCATCGAGCCGGAGGAGACGCTCCGCCGCTTGGGCGAGGCCCAGCAGCACGTCGCCGCCGCGGCCCGCCAGGCCAGTGACCGCGACGCCGCCGGCGAGCTGCCGACGGTCGTCATCGCCGGCCCGCCGAACGCCGGCAAGAGCACGCTGCTCAACGCGCTCGACCAGTTGGCGGGCGTCGACCAGTCGGCCGTGCCGGCGCTCGTGTCCGAGCAAGCCGGCTCGACCCGCGACCGCGTGAGCCGCGTGTTGTCCGTTGGCGGGGTCCGCTTCGAGCTGACCGACACCGCCGGCGAGACCGCAGCGGTAGACGAAACCTCCCTCGACTCCGCCGCCCAATGCGAGCGTGCCCGATCGGTCGAGCACGCGTTGGTGGTGCTCCGCTGCCGGCCGGCTGATGCGGCATCGCCCTCCCCTGCCCGGGCCGCTGTCGCCGGTCAAGAAACCATCGAGCTGCAAACCAAGTCTGACCTGACCGACGCCGCCCCCCCAGCGGGCGTGCTGGCCGTCAGCGCGAGCCGCGGCGACGGGCTGGACGCGTTGCTGAACCAAATTACCGCGGCCGTTACCGAGCTAGCCGGCGGCGAGATGGTGGCCTCGACCGCCAACCGCTGCCGCGAGGCGCTGCGTGAGACCGAGCACGCACTAGGCCGGGCGGCAGAGCTCGTTTCGGCCGGGGCCGACGACCTCGTGGCCCTCGAGCTGCGGACCGCCCTGGCGGGCCTGGGCCGTGTGCTAGGCGACGCCGACAACGACGAAGTGCTCGACCGCATCTTCAGCCGGTTCTGCATCGGGAAGTAG
- a CDS encoding metallophosphoesterase family protein, whose protein sequence is MRRAIISDIHGNLEALTTVLEHIGQQKVDEIFCLGDIIGYGPNPCQCLDLVMKQTKVCLLGNHDQAALFDPEGFNSGAERAIFWTRDQLENGAGTRADIDARWDFLGGLPRTHRDGRWLFVHGSARNPVNEYVFPEDIYNQKKMEKLFSLIDKASFQGHTHVPGVFTESRTFLTPEETEFKYTVGEQKFMVNVGSVGQPRDGDPRSCYVILEYDSADVAGPATVTFNRVDYDRGATADKIYNIPDLDNFLGDRIKQGR, encoded by the coding sequence TTGAGACGCGCAATCATCAGCGACATCCACGGGAACCTCGAAGCGCTCACCACCGTGCTCGAGCACATCGGGCAGCAGAAAGTCGACGAGATCTTCTGCCTGGGCGACATCATTGGATACGGGCCGAACCCGTGCCAGTGCCTGGACCTGGTGATGAAGCAGACCAAGGTCTGCCTGCTCGGCAACCACGATCAGGCGGCGTTGTTCGACCCCGAGGGCTTCAACAGCGGCGCCGAGCGGGCCATCTTCTGGACCCGCGACCAGCTGGAGAACGGCGCCGGCACGCGGGCCGACATCGACGCCCGCTGGGACTTCCTGGGCGGCCTGCCCCGCACGCACCGTGACGGCCGCTGGCTGTTTGTGCACGGCTCGGCCCGCAACCCGGTGAACGAGTACGTCTTCCCCGAGGACATCTACAACCAGAAGAAGATGGAAAAGCTGTTCAGCCTGATCGACAAGGCGAGCTTCCAGGGGCACACCCACGTGCCCGGCGTCTTCACCGAGAGCCGCACCTTCCTCACCCCGGAAGAGACCGAGTTCAAGTACACGGTCGGCGAGCAGAAGTTCATGGTCAACGTCGGCTCGGTGGGGCAGCCGCGTGACGGCGACCCCCGCTCGTGCTACGTGATCCTCGAGTACGACTCGGCCGACGTCGCCGGCCCGGCGACTGTCACCTTCAACCGCGTCGACTACGACCGCGGCGCCACGGCCGACAAGATCTACAACATCCCCGACCTGGACAACTTCCTCGGGGACCGCATCAAGCAAGGACGCTGA
- the yidC gene encoding membrane protein insertase YidC: MRRSPADPRQPQDQRLFIFLLLAASIAMFWSSMNPQPPVQPADQAAAEQGDDAQAEGNQADSAPAPDRSPGDPATAADAEGDDQAAGDAEGSAPEVEEVPLAEPQNVLLGSASAEGPYRMLMTLTNEGAAIRRIVLSSDEITEIDNHHGSLGVQDFSDVAGGVRLDVVGPGTVAHQAGLRSGDVVVGSGDSKAGKFATAAELLALLEKTKPGDKLTLQVAGDEPRTVEATLGRPPLELVRPERENILLHQDKLPAEYEDVPSLLVQLVSVNDQAAKNAALIAANERLKSGGWTVSNQDAASTTFTMRLADLGLEVAKTFTLAEVPSDKIDDVNYRGYHFDFSIEVRNLRDTPQEVVYELQGPNGLPIEGYWYANKIGRNASGGGAWGAVGLRDVITRFEGSRNLQMSPSGIVDGDYERYGDGSSLAYIGVDAQYFSMMLIPQKQSLEEIWFDYANTKLATPELGKRARVTLNNPTFTLTRTPVVLAAAGDDPGEGTSRTDTFTVFAGPKRPDLLAQYQPADADTYTLQGTLYYGWFDPVARLMLAILHTFYAVVRNYGVSIVLLTVLVRLCMFPISRKQATNMVKMQELKPEIDRIAEKYKDDMPKRTQAQQELFRKHNFHPMGGCLPMFFQLPIFLGLYRALAVDVELREASLLGDWTRFCSNLAAPDMFFDWSAWMPQWVNNGFLPSFMGIFAVGPYFNLLPVVTVCLFLLQQKLFMPEATTEQAILQQKMMKYMMGFMGLMFFKVPSGLCIYFITSSLWGIAERKLVPPPKPAENPAAFSKPDPPKRLSNAGGGGTKKKSNNKKKKR; encoded by the coding sequence ATGAGGCGGAGCCCCGCAGACCCCCGCCAGCCGCAGGACCAGCGGCTGTTTATCTTCTTGTTGCTCGCGGCGTCGATCGCGATGTTCTGGAGCTCGATGAACCCGCAGCCGCCGGTTCAGCCCGCTGACCAGGCCGCGGCCGAACAAGGCGACGACGCCCAAGCGGAAGGCAATCAGGCGGACAGCGCTCCCGCGCCCGACCGCTCGCCGGGCGACCCCGCCACCGCAGCCGACGCGGAGGGCGACGATCAAGCCGCTGGCGACGCCGAAGGATCGGCCCCCGAGGTCGAGGAAGTCCCGCTGGCCGAACCGCAGAATGTGCTGCTCGGCTCGGCTTCGGCCGAGGGGCCGTACCGGATGCTGATGACCCTCACCAACGAGGGCGCCGCGATCCGCCGGATTGTGCTCTCGTCGGACGAGATCACGGAGATCGACAACCACCACGGCAGCCTCGGCGTCCAGGACTTCTCCGACGTCGCAGGCGGTGTGCGGCTGGATGTCGTGGGCCCCGGCACGGTCGCCCACCAGGCCGGCCTGCGCTCGGGCGATGTGGTCGTAGGCAGCGGCGACTCCAAAGCAGGCAAGTTTGCCACCGCGGCCGAGCTGCTGGCGCTGCTCGAGAAGACCAAGCCGGGCGACAAACTTACGCTGCAGGTCGCGGGCGACGAGCCGCGGACCGTCGAGGCGACCCTCGGCCGGCCGCCGCTCGAACTGGTCCGCCCCGAGCGGGAGAACATCCTGCTGCACCAGGACAAGCTCCCCGCGGAATACGAAGACGTCCCCTCGCTGCTGGTGCAGCTGGTCAGCGTCAACGACCAGGCCGCCAAGAACGCCGCACTGATCGCCGCCAACGAGCGGCTGAAATCCGGCGGCTGGACCGTCAGCAACCAGGACGCGGCCTCGACCACGTTCACGATGCGGCTGGCGGACCTCGGCCTGGAGGTCGCCAAGACCTTCACGCTCGCCGAGGTCCCGTCGGACAAGATCGACGACGTTAACTACCGTGGCTACCACTTCGATTTCTCCATTGAGGTCCGCAACCTCCGCGACACGCCGCAGGAGGTGGTCTACGAACTGCAGGGCCCCAACGGACTGCCGATCGAGGGCTACTGGTACGCCAACAAAATCGGCCGCAACGCCAGCGGCGGCGGCGCCTGGGGAGCGGTCGGCCTGCGGGACGTCATCACCCGGTTCGAGGGGAGCCGGAACCTGCAGATGAGCCCCTCCGGCATTGTCGACGGCGACTACGAACGCTACGGCGACGGCTCGTCGCTGGCCTACATCGGCGTCGACGCCCAGTACTTCTCGATGATGCTGATCCCCCAGAAGCAGAGCCTCGAAGAGATCTGGTTCGACTACGCCAACACCAAGCTCGCCACGCCCGAGCTCGGCAAGCGGGCCCGCGTCACGCTCAACAACCCAACGTTCACCCTTACCCGCACGCCGGTGGTCTTGGCCGCCGCCGGCGACGACCCGGGCGAAGGAACCAGCCGGACCGACACGTTCACGGTCTTCGCCGGCCCCAAACGCCCCGACCTGCTGGCCCAGTACCAGCCCGCCGACGCCGACACCTACACGCTGCAGGGCACGCTCTACTACGGCTGGTTCGACCCGGTCGCCCGGCTGATGCTCGCCATCCTCCACACCTTCTACGCCGTGGTCCGCAACTACGGCGTGTCGATCGTGCTGCTCACGGTCCTGGTCCGGCTCTGCATGTTCCCCATCAGCCGCAAGCAGGCGACCAACATGGTGAAGATGCAAGAGCTCAAGCCCGAGATCGACCGCATCGCCGAAAAGTACAAGGACGACATGCCGAAGCGGACGCAGGCCCAACAGGAGCTGTTCCGCAAGCACAACTTCCACCCCATGGGCGGCTGCCTGCCCATGTTCTTCCAGCTGCCGATCTTCCTCGGCCTGTACCGCGCATTGGCCGTCGACGTGGAGCTCCGCGAGGCGTCGCTCCTTGGCGACTGGACCCGCTTCTGCTCCAACCTGGCCGCGCCCGACATGTTCTTCGACTGGTCCGCCTGGATGCCCCAGTGGGTCAACAACGGCTTCCTGCCGAGCTTTATGGGCATCTTCGCGGTCGGCCCGTACTTCAACCTGCTGCCCGTGGTGACCGTCTGCCTGTTCCTCTTGCAGCAGAAGCTGTTTATGCCCGAGGCGACCACCGAGCAGGCCATCCTGCAGCAGAAGATGATGAAGTACATGATGGGCTTCATGGGCCTGATGTTCTTCAAAGTCCCCAGCGGGCTGTGCATCTACTTCATCACCTCGAGCCTGTGGGGCATCGCCGAGCGGAAGCTGGTTCCGCCCCCCAAGCCGGCTGAAAACCCCGCGGCCTTCTCCAAGCCCGACCCGCCGAAGCGTCTGTCTAACGCCGGCGGCGGCGGGACGAAGAAGAAGTCGAACAACAAGAAGAAGAAACGCTAG
- the trxA gene encoding thioredoxin, whose protein sequence is MGVQEVNDDNFEAEVLKAGEPVLVDFWAPWCGPCRQIAPLVEELAGENSGGAKVVKLNVDDAPGAAQSYGVSSIPTLMVFKGGEVVDRFVGVQPKNRLQDAIDSAKA, encoded by the coding sequence GTGGGCGTTCAAGAAGTCAACGACGATAACTTTGAGGCAGAAGTACTGAAGGCCGGCGAGCCGGTGCTGGTCGACTTCTGGGCGCCGTGGTGCGGCCCGTGCCGTCAGATCGCCCCGCTCGTGGAAGAGCTGGCCGGCGAGAACAGCGGCGGCGCCAAGGTCGTGAAGCTCAACGTCGACGACGCCCCCGGCGCCGCGCAGAGCTACGGCGTCAGCAGCATCCCGACCCTGATGGTCTTCAAGGGCGGCGAGGTGGTCGACCGCTTCGTCGGCGTCCAGCCGAAGAACCGCCTGCAGGACGCGATCGACTCGGCCAAGGCTTAA
- a CDS encoding thioredoxin family protein produces the protein MVKTPSTMLPLGTPAPDFSLPNVDGKTVSLDSFDGSKGLLVVFMCNHCPFVIHIADELKKFADEYQAKGLAVVGISANDVENYPDDSPEKMVEEAKSRGYSFPYLYDATQDTAIAYKAACTPDFFVFDADKKLVYRGQFDASRPGSDIPVTGEDLRAAADQVLAGKTPSEDQTPSIGCNIKWKPGGEPEYFG, from the coding sequence ATGGTTAAAACCCCCAGCACAATGCTGCCGCTCGGCACGCCCGCCCCTGATTTCTCGCTCCCGAACGTCGACGGCAAAACGGTCTCCCTGGACAGTTTTGACGGCTCCAAGGGCCTGCTGGTGGTTTTCATGTGCAACCACTGCCCCTTTGTGATCCACATCGCCGACGAGCTGAAGAAGTTTGCCGACGAGTACCAGGCCAAGGGCCTGGCGGTGGTCGGCATCAGCGCGAACGACGTCGAGAACTACCCGGACGACTCGCCCGAAAAGATGGTCGAGGAGGCCAAGTCCCGCGGCTACAGCTTCCCGTACCTGTACGACGCGACGCAGGACACCGCCATCGCGTACAAGGCGGCCTGCACGCCGGACTTCTTCGTGTTCGACGCGGACAAGAAGCTGGTCTACCGCGGCCAGTTCGACGCCAGCCGCCCGGGCAGCGACATCCCCGTGACCGGCGAGGACCTCCGCGCCGCCGCCGACCAGGTGCTGGCCGGCAAGACCCCCTCCGAGGACCAAACCCCCAGCATCGGCTGCAACATCAAATGGAAGCCGGGCGGCGAGCCGGAGTACTTCGGTTAG
- a CDS encoding SHD1 domain-containing protein: protein MPARICLLLALVLWHGLASSGYGQEKAVLIEITNFRAINKVGARSHEEVSRMLLEELGEKELAGDVFRIDFDRKSSPPTAIDMVRTLLEVASPTPIRRYAHSNQRMRIEPIEDFDAFCDAIDFGKILAKDDDQRFIRLRVDPAALTPAEVHRRAREAGKSNVVEFDEKPAGPRVDPPIGNPPTNIAASPINPDGFSLEDPVECQFNGVWVRGVMVAEEAFDTPIVRFDQPMDFLPALTSKRFARVLRETPAVILPVDPARLRPSSGSNAPVATRTWTDKTGRFSIQGSLVTADEREAVIRRADGRIINVPIEKLSEQDQSFLKSGGKQDPDNPFQASEPSVAAGPLRPNVRDAVKALRNEQWDFEPTPWNGGSRLGEAHRTRLPATPQASHALHTQGSFFHSDSTGLVAIQRLTGVRGGKNRWVLDIIAPEKAEVVATVPAPVNSTFADVLLADSLALIQQDRFGAFDPAELFVQRIVGDTLHHAASWRPYGKGVHGPIESDVEGSWFIDPKRVMTMGRENHPLVVWDWESASAERIFTVGPSFGARSRPALDARRQLFAYNTTFGISVIDLKNNRYAGDLVIPPDCYSGIDAIAIKDDQRRLAATAMGSVLVWDLSTGEQVRRLTRPEVHMTKSIEWVGEFLLVDGRYLYDVERAVLLWEFQPGLADRDGAVSVAGSRLWYFPGSGARNRDPFIDSIELPRPAIVAAAERLGSADDLMVYRKGDPIELAVDIPPEVEGGDDVRSAMEQSIRAAGLELRERADTVIIVACEPQPQRTLHVIVERSRRDQASIYILDDAQYDMRQRMSSSDEQILDFDVVLYNMKISIVHNGETLYTNTMGTALTGRSVLRDGETVEESVRRRAKPYLKWINSFSVPSSIARPGTATKNGAYGYTRSSVNGQLDDYSVFE from the coding sequence ATGCCTGCGCGAATTTGCTTACTTCTTGCCCTCGTTCTCTGGCATGGACTCGCCTCGTCCGGATACGGTCAAGAGAAAGCCGTCTTAATCGAGATCACCAACTTCCGTGCGATCAACAAGGTTGGCGCCAGGAGCCACGAGGAAGTTTCCAGGATGCTGCTGGAGGAGCTTGGGGAAAAAGAGTTGGCGGGAGATGTCTTCCGTATCGACTTTGACCGCAAGTCGTCTCCGCCTACGGCAATTGACATGGTAAGGACCCTGCTGGAGGTGGCCTCCCCGACCCCGATTCGGCGCTACGCACATTCGAACCAGCGGATGCGGATCGAGCCGATAGAAGACTTTGACGCCTTCTGCGACGCCATAGATTTCGGCAAGATCCTAGCCAAGGACGACGACCAACGGTTCATCCGACTGCGGGTGGACCCCGCGGCGCTCACGCCGGCCGAGGTGCACCGCCGCGCGCGTGAAGCAGGGAAGTCGAATGTCGTCGAGTTCGATGAGAAGCCGGCTGGGCCTCGGGTAGATCCTCCGATTGGCAATCCCCCGACCAATATCGCCGCCTCCCCCATCAACCCCGATGGCTTCTCCCTCGAAGACCCCGTGGAGTGCCAGTTCAACGGCGTCTGGGTCAGGGGGGTGATGGTTGCGGAGGAAGCGTTCGACACCCCGATTGTGCGATTCGATCAGCCGATGGATTTCTTGCCAGCCCTAACGAGCAAACGGTTCGCCCGAGTGCTCCGGGAGACGCCGGCCGTTATCCTGCCGGTAGATCCTGCCCGGCTGCGTCCCTCTTCGGGGTCGAACGCCCCGGTCGCTACCCGCACCTGGACCGACAAGACCGGCCGCTTCAGCATCCAAGGTTCGCTCGTCACCGCCGACGAGCGGGAAGCAGTGATTCGTCGGGCCGATGGGCGGATCATCAACGTCCCGATCGAGAAGCTATCAGAGCAGGATCAGAGTTTTCTGAAATCGGGCGGCAAGCAGGATCCCGACAATCCATTCCAGGCGTCAGAACCGAGTGTCGCTGCGGGGCCGCTGCGTCCCAACGTCAGAGACGCGGTGAAGGCGCTCCGCAACGAGCAATGGGATTTCGAACCCACGCCATGGAACGGCGGTTCAAGACTGGGGGAGGCGCACCGCACTCGACTCCCCGCTACCCCGCAGGCGAGCCACGCCCTCCACACGCAGGGGAGTTTCTTCCATTCGGACTCCACGGGGCTGGTCGCGATTCAGAGACTCACCGGCGTGCGTGGCGGCAAGAACCGCTGGGTCTTGGACATCATCGCGCCGGAAAAGGCCGAGGTCGTCGCCACCGTGCCGGCGCCGGTAAACTCAACGTTTGCGGACGTACTGCTCGCCGACTCTCTAGCCCTCATACAGCAGGACCGCTTTGGCGCGTTCGACCCGGCGGAGCTCTTTGTCCAACGCATCGTAGGCGACACCTTGCATCACGCTGCGAGCTGGCGACCCTACGGCAAAGGCGTGCACGGCCCCATCGAGTCGGACGTCGAGGGGTCTTGGTTTATTGACCCCAAGCGTGTCATGACGATGGGACGCGAGAACCACCCGCTGGTGGTCTGGGATTGGGAGAGCGCGTCAGCAGAACGCATCTTTACGGTCGGACCGTCGTTTGGCGCGCGCAGCCGTCCGGCACTCGACGCCAGGCGACAGCTCTTCGCGTACAACACGACGTTCGGGATCTCCGTCATCGACCTCAAGAACAACCGCTACGCAGGCGACCTAGTGATCCCCCCCGACTGCTACAGCGGCATCGACGCGATCGCAATCAAAGACGATCAGCGACGCCTGGCCGCCACGGCCATGGGCAGCGTCCTGGTGTGGGACCTGTCGACCGGCGAGCAGGTGCGTCGGTTAACGCGGCCGGAAGTCCACATGACCAAGTCAATCGAGTGGGTTGGGGAGTTCTTGCTTGTCGACGGCAGGTACCTCTACGACGTCGAACGAGCTGTGCTGCTGTGGGAGTTCCAACCAGGCTTGGCCGATCGCGACGGGGCTGTTTCGGTCGCCGGCAGCAGACTCTGGTACTTCCCAGGAAGCGGCGCCCGCAACCGGGACCCGTTCATCGATTCGATTGAGCTGCCGCGTCCCGCGATTGTCGCCGCCGCCGAACGCCTCGGTTCAGCCGACGATCTCATGGTCTACCGGAAGGGCGATCCGATCGAACTCGCGGTTGATATCCCGCCAGAGGTCGAAGGCGGCGACGACGTCCGTAGCGCGATGGAGCAGTCGATCCGCGCCGCCGGCCTCGAGCTCCGGGAGCGAGCCGATACCGTCATCATTGTCGCTTGCGAGCCCCAGCCGCAGCGAACGCTGCATGTCATCGTTGAGAGGAGCCGGAGGGATCAGGCCTCCATCTATATCCTCGACGACGCCCAGTACGACATGCGGCAGCGGATGAGCAGCTCCGACGAACAGATCCTCGACTTCGATGTCGTCTTGTACAATATGAAGATCAGCATCGTGCACAACGGCGAGACGCTCTACACCAACACAATGGGCACGGCGCTTACGGGGCGATCGGTCCTACGGGACGGCGAAACCGTAGAAGAGTCGGTCCGGCGCCGTGCGAAACCTTATCTCAAATGGATCAACTCTTTCTCGGTCCCGTCCTCGATCGCCCGGCCGGGCACGGCGACAAAGAACGGTGCGTACGGCTACACGAGAAGTTCTGTCAACGGCCAACTGGACGACTACTCGGTCTTCGAGTAG